AGGCCCTGGCAACGGCAAGCCACTCCATTGCAGCATCGTTCGGCTATGAGGACGGTGAGCACATCCCCGTCGCCCTCATGATCGAAGCAGTAGGACGCATCGCCGCCGCCACGGAGCTGCCCGTCACGGCAGATCTGGAACGCGGCTACGGCAACCCGGGCGAAACCATCCGGCGGGCCGCGGGTGTGGGCATTGTGGGCGCCAATATCGAGGACCAGATGCTCCCACTCCCCCAAGCCGTGGCACGCATGAAGCAGGCGGCAGACGCCGGCGCTGCGGAGGGGATCGACTTTGTCCTCAATGCCCGCACGGATGCGTTCCTGCACGGCGGCGGCCGCGACCCCCGCGAGGTGCTCGAAGCCGCCATTGAACGGGGGCGCGCCTATTTGGAGGTGGGCGCGGCCTGCATCTTTGTGCCGGGCAAACTGGACGAATACACGGTCACGGCGCTCGTGGCCGGGATTGGGCGCGGGCTGGTTTCCGTCATCAACGTGCCGGGGTCGCTGCCGCCGGCCACGCTCCAAGCACTCGGGGTGGCGCGGATTTCCTACGGCCCGTGGATGCAGCGGGTGGCATTGACGGCTTTGGCCGACGCCGCGACCGAGGTGATGAACAACGGCGCACTGCCGGCAGGCACCCGCATCCTGAACTGATCAGGCACGGAACTGGTGCCGCCTGAACGGGATCCGGGCCCGCCATTAACCTGCGACGATTGAACCATGACGTCTTCTCCCTCCCCTGTCCCTGTTGTTGCCCCTGTTGTTGCCCCTGTTGTCGACCAATCTGCCATCGCGGCCCAGGAGGCGCCTGTCGTCAGCGGGAGGGTCTTCATGGCAGCGGGCCTGGGGGCGGTTCTCTCCGGGATTTTGATGCTTCTTGGCTCTAACGACCCCGCAACCGTCAGTATGCCCGTGTTTGTTCTGGCACCGCTGATCCCGGCCCTCTGTGCTTTACTTCTCTGGCTGCCACTGTCTTTCACCGAAAAAACCGAGGCACGCCGCCAAACCGTCTCGGCCGCCGGGGTGCTGGTCGTACTGGGCGCCGTATTCTTCTTCGTCGAATGGTCTGCCCGCTTTGAATTGAGCCTCTACTTTGCGCTCATGCTGTTTGCGTGGGGCAGCAGGCTAAAATTTGCTTCGCTAAAGTGGGCTGCCCTGCCCTACCTTGCCGCCGCCATCCTCCTGCGCGTCCTCGAATTCCCGGGCGAAGCATTCATCCTTCTCATTCTCGGCGCACTGACGATTGTTTGGCCGATTTTGGCGCGCAAGCGTTCCTGAAAAAATCCCCGTATGTGATCGAGCGTCGGGGGAAAAGGCCCGGAAGGTGCTGCCGCGTCTGGAATCTCGTGAGGGCGGAGGTCAGCGTAGGACCGGCGAGCTCTCAGGGACGAGGACCTTCACGGCCGCCGGCGCCACCTCCAGCACGGCCGGGAGCGGGCCTGCCATCTCCCCGTCGGCGTAAATGTTCAGCGGCTTGCTGGCGCTGATCGTCACGGTGTTCCCGCGGCTGAAGCTGATATTGCGTTGGCCCAGGTGCGAACCCCGGTAGGAGCGCAGGAACATGGCCGCCACGCCCAGGATCGAGGCGCGGCCCAGCGAGACCACGTCCAGCAGGCCGTCGTCGACCAACGCCAGCGGGCAGATCCGCAGCCCGCCGCCGTATTGGCCAACATTTCCGACGGCGACCAGCCAGCCGGGAAAGATCGTCGCCTTCCCGTCCACCGACACCGTGAACGTGACGTTCTTCCACTCGAGGAACGCGCGCAACCCGCCGTAAAGGTACACAAACGGGCCCAAGTTCAGGCGTGCACTGTTGCCGTATTCGTTCGCCAGCCCGTCAAAGCCCACATTTGCGACGCCAAGATAGGGCCGTCCGTTGACCAAGCCAAGATCCAGCTCCCGGGATTTCAGCAGGGCAAGGTTTTCAATGGCCTTGACCGGGTCCAGCTCCAAACCCAGCCGGCGCACGGTGTCATTGCCGCGCCCGCCTGCCAGGGGCAGCAGGACTGCCCCGGAATCGCGGGCGCCGGCTGCCGTGGCCCCCAGAAAACCATCGCCGCCCAGCACCGCTATGAGACTGCCTGCCTCGGCAGCGCGTGCGTGCTCTGTGGCGTCAGCGAGGTTGTCGGTGATGACTACGGCGGGTGTGAACCCGGCCGCTTCAAGGGCCGCAACCGTCCGCGGCAGCAGCTTCATGCTGCGCCCTCGCCCCGAGGTGGGGTTGACGAGCAGCAGGACCGTGCCGCCGAATTCCGCACCGCTCATGCGCCGGCTCCTTCGCCAAGGCCGGGCGCATCAAAGTCCGGTGCCGCCGCAACGGCCAAGATCTCTTCCGCCCGCCCGCGGGCCTTGTCCGCGTCGGCGGGCACAAAAGCCAGCCGGGTGCGCCGCTCCAACAGGTCTGCAACGGTGGAGGCGCCCTCGGCGCGCACGGCAAATAAAAGTTCGGCACCGGTAATTTCCGTTCCATCAAACAAGGGCTCCGCCAGTGTGGGATCCATCCGGCCCAGCTCCTGTATCTGAGCAGCCTCGGTGCCATACTTTGCCACAAGCCGGGCAGGGGCATCAATGGTGCGGAGCACCGCAGCAGATGCGGCGCCCACCAGCGGCAGGGTCTTGGTGCCGCAAGGAACGTCCACACCGAGACGCCCAACCACGGCATCCACCGCATCCTGGGCCATGCGCCGGTAGGTGGTGAGCTTCCCGCCCACCACGGTGATCGGCGTCCCAGAAACATCGACCACGAGGTGGCGCCGGGAGATGTCGGAGGTGCCGTCGAAGCCGTCCCCATGCGCAGCCTCCGCCAGGGGCCGCAGCCCGGCAAAGGTGCCCACAACGTCGTCACGCGCCAGGGGCACCGCCAAGGTGGCGTTGACAACGCCAAGGAGGAAGTCGACGTCGTGCTCGGGAACCTCGGGATGGTGCCCGTCAGCGCTGTGGTCCTCCTCGTCGGTGAGTCCGATGTACACCAGCCCGTCCGGCTGCGGCAGCACAAAAACGTAGCGGCCAAAGTGCCCCGGAACCGCCACGGTGTGCGCGGCGTGGGGCAGGCCCAGCAGCTCCGCCCGCACCACCAGGTGGGTGCCGCGGCTGGGGGTCACGGTCAGGGCGGGGTCAAAGTCGGCGGCCCAAACACCCGTGGCATTCACCACCGCGCGGGCCCTGATCTGCAGCGGCGCACCCGTGCGGACGTCGACGGCATCGACCGTTTGCGCGGTCAGAGCCGTGGCCTGCACGTCGCGCACAATGTGCGCGCCAAGCCCCGCCGCTGTCCGGGCCACGCCCAGCACCAGGCGGGCATCGTCAACCACTTGCCCGTCCCAGTACAGGTAGCCGCGCCGCAGCCCCGCCACGTCCAGCGCCGGAGCCAGGGCAGCCACGGCCTGGCTGGAGAGCAGCTGCGGACGCGGCAAGATAGTGCTCTCCAGCCCGGAAAGCCTACGCAGGACGTCATAAACCACGGTGCCAAAGCCGGCCACGAGCCCCTCCCAGACAGGCGCACTGCGGACGTCGGGGATGACGAATCCCAGGGGATGGATCAGATGCGGGGCGATGCTGCCCATCAGCCAGCGCCGTTCCCTGGCCGACTCCCACGCCACCGGAAAATCCATTTTCGCCAGGTAGCGCAGCCCGCCGTGCACCAGTTTGGAGCTGTAACCACTGGTCCCCGAGGCGAGATCGCCGCTCTCAATCAGCGCCACGCTCAGCCCGCGGCTCACGGCATCCAGCGCCACGCCCGCCCCGGTGATGCCGCCGCCCACGACCACCACATCCACGGTGTTCGCGGCCAGGTGCTCCAGCGAGCGCCTGCGCGTTGCATCGTTAATCCAGGTGGAGTTGGGTGCGCCGGTCATGGCTGCTCTTTTCCGCTGATAACGTTCGACGGCGTGAGGTAGCGTTCCAGCATTTTCGCCAGCTCGGTGAGTGCCTCCTCGAAGACGCCCATCCGGAACAGGACCCGTGAGGAAAGTGCCACGCCCTGCACGGAGAGCAGCAGCGTGGTGGGTGTTCCGGCGGCGGCCTCGATGCTGCCGTCCTGCAGCCCCTTGTCCAGCAGCGCGTTCA
This genomic interval from Arthrobacter sp. PAMC 25486 contains the following:
- a CDS encoding diacylglycerol kinase family protein, with the protein product MSGAEFGGTVLLLVNPTSGRGRSMKLLPRTVAALEAAGFTPAVVITDNLADATEHARAAEAGSLIAVLGGDGFLGATAAGARDSGAVLLPLAGGRGNDTVRRLGLELDPVKAIENLALLKSRELDLGLVNGRPYLGVANVGFDGLANEYGNSARLNLGPFVYLYGGLRAFLEWKNVTFTVSVDGKATIFPGWLVAVGNVGQYGGGLRICPLALVDDGLLDVVSLGRASILGVAAMFLRSYRGSHLGQRNISFSRGNTVTISASKPLNIYADGEMAGPLPAVLEVAPAAVKVLVPESSPVLR
- a CDS encoding glycerol-3-phosphate dehydrogenase/oxidase, which produces MTGAPNSTWINDATRRRSLEHLAANTVDVVVVGGGITGAGVALDAVSRGLSVALIESGDLASGTSGYSSKLVHGGLRYLAKMDFPVAWESARERRWLMGSIAPHLIHPLGFVIPDVRSAPVWEGLVAGFGTVVYDVLRRLSGLESTILPRPQLLSSQAVAALAPALDVAGLRRGYLYWDGQVVDDARLVLGVARTAAGLGAHIVRDVQATALTAQTVDAVDVRTGAPLQIRARAVVNATGVWAADFDPALTVTPSRGTHLVVRAELLGLPHAAHTVAVPGHFGRYVFVLPQPDGLVYIGLTDEEDHSADGHHPEVPEHDVDFLLGVVNATLAVPLARDDVVGTFAGLRPLAEAAHGDGFDGTSDISRRHLVVDVSGTPITVVGGKLTTYRRMAQDAVDAVVGRLGVDVPCGTKTLPLVGAASAAVLRTIDAPARLVAKYGTEAAQIQELGRMDPTLAEPLFDGTEITGAELLFAVRAEGASTVADLLERRTRLAFVPADADKARGRAEEILAVAAAPDFDAPGLGEGAGA
- a CDS encoding isocitrate lyase/phosphoenolpyruvate mutase family protein, producing MNTATSSTARKGAELLRLHHAPEILQLANVWDAVSAKVIADLPGTKALATASHSIAASFGYEDGEHIPVALMIEAVGRIAAATELPVTADLERGYGNPGETIRRAAGVGIVGANIEDQMLPLPQAVARMKQAADAGAAEGIDFVLNARTDAFLHGGGRDPREVLEAAIERGRAYLEVGAACIFVPGKLDEYTVTALVAGIGRGLVSVINVPGSLPPATLQALGVARISYGPWMQRVALTALADAATEVMNNGALPAGTRILN